In Burkholderiales bacterium, the following are encoded in one genomic region:
- a CDS encoding anthranilate synthase component I produces the protein MSEAEFKRLAAQGFNRIPLVRVTFADLDTPLSVYLKLANQPYSYLLESVVGGERFGRYSIVGLPAKVRLSVTAETVRVETGDTMTEQIETADPLGFIETFQARYKAAPVAHDLRFVGGLVGYFGYDCVRYIEARLANITKAAAKADALATPDIVLMLSDELAVVDNLSGKLYLIAYADPAASGAYEAAQQRLDQLTACLREPVRLPAAGPREPLGEAVSEIGKAAFLDAVARSKRYIVDGDIMQVQISQRITVPFAAPPINLYRALRGLNPSPYMYYFDFGKYHVVGASPEILVRQERDKITLRPIAGTRRRGKTPEEDRALEQELLADPKERAEHLMLIDLGRNDVGRVAVTGSVKVTENMTVERYSHVMHIVSNVEGRIKSGITPLGLLRATFPAGTVTGTPKVRAMEIIAELEPSKRGIYAGAVGYLGFNGNMDLAIAIRTAVIKDGVLNAQAAAGIVADSIPEHEWLETQNKARAVLQAAERAAAGLDDA, from the coding sequence ATGAGCGAAGCGGAATTCAAACGTCTCGCCGCGCAAGGCTTCAATCGCATTCCGCTGGTGCGGGTGACGTTTGCCGATCTCGATACGCCGCTGTCGGTTTACCTGAAGCTGGCGAATCAGCCTTACTCGTATTTGCTCGAATCCGTGGTCGGAGGCGAGCGTTTCGGCCGCTATTCGATCGTCGGTCTGCCGGCTAAGGTCAGATTGAGCGTTACCGCGGAGACTGTGCGGGTTGAAACCGGCGACACGATGACCGAGCAAATCGAAACCGCGGATCCGCTCGGTTTTATCGAGACATTTCAGGCGCGCTACAAGGCGGCGCCGGTCGCGCACGACTTGCGGTTCGTCGGCGGCCTGGTCGGCTACTTCGGCTACGACTGCGTGCGCTATATCGAAGCCCGGCTCGCGAACATCACGAAAGCCGCTGCCAAGGCCGATGCGCTGGCGACGCCGGATATCGTCCTGATGCTGTCGGATGAATTGGCCGTCGTCGATAATCTGAGCGGCAAACTCTATCTGATTGCCTACGCCGATCCCGCCGCTTCCGGCGCCTACGAGGCCGCGCAACAACGGCTCGATCAATTGACCGCGTGCTTGCGCGAACCTGTGCGGTTGCCGGCGGCGGGGCCGCGTGAGCCGCTCGGCGAAGCTGTTTCCGAAATAGGCAAGGCCGCTTTTCTCGACGCCGTCGCGCGTTCCAAACGGTACATTGTCGACGGCGATATCATGCAGGTGCAGATTTCGCAGCGCATCACCGTGCCGTTCGCTGCGCCGCCGATCAATCTGTATCGCGCGTTGCGCGGGCTGAACCCGTCGCCTTATATGTATTACTTCGACTTCGGCAAGTATCACGTCGTCGGCGCGTCGCCCGAAATCCTGGTCCGGCAGGAGCGCGACAAAATCACCTTGCGTCCGATTGCCGGCACCCGGCGCCGCGGCAAAACGCCGGAAGAAGATCGCGCGCTCGAACAGGAGCTGCTAGCCGACCCGAAGGAGCGTGCCGAGCACCTGATGCTGATCGATCTGGGCCGCAACGATGTCGGCCGCGTCGCCGTGACAGGCAGCGTCAAGGTCACCGAAAACATGACTGTCGAACGCTACTCGCACGTCATGCATATCGTGTCGAATGTCGAAGGGCGGATCAAATCCGGCATCACGCCGCTGGGCTTGCTGCGCGCGACCTTTCCGGCCGGCACTGTGACCGGCACGCCGAAAGTCCGCGCCATGGAAATCATCGCCGAACTCGAGCCATCGAAACGCGGCATTTACGCTGGCGCCGTCGGTTACCTGGGCTTCAACGGGAATATGGATCTGGCGATCGCGATACGCACTGCCGTGATCAAGGATGGGGTGCTGAACGCTCAGGCCGCCGCCGGCATCGTCGCCGATTCGATCCCCGAACATGAATGGCTGGAAACGCAGAATAAAGCGCGCGCGGTACTGCAGGCAGCGGAGCGCGCCGCCGCTGGTCTCGACGACGCGTGA
- a CDS encoding phosphoglycolate phosphatase encodes MTQTLPLTQPLPARARFPLPILAISIDLDGTLLETAPDLAVAANRMLKEIGRPPIAVEIIKDYVGNGIVRFVKRTLTGGMESEPDDELFLRALPVFEKHYAQALSLTTQPYPGVVEGLRAMHAQGFRLTCLTNKASTFSVPLLRDTGLLPFFEFVVSGDTLPRKKPDPMPLQYSCEKLGVPANNFLLIGDSANDTLAARAAGCPVFCVPYGYNGGNDVRALAPDAVIASLTDALPLIVKAA; translated from the coding sequence ATGACGCAAACGCTGCCTTTGACGCAACCGCTGCCGGCGCGCGCGCGCTTTCCGCTGCCGATCCTCGCCATTTCGATCGATCTCGACGGTACTTTGCTCGAGACCGCTCCAGATCTTGCGGTTGCCGCCAATCGCATGCTGAAGGAAATCGGCCGTCCGCCCATCGCTGTCGAGATCATCAAGGATTATGTCGGCAACGGCATCGTCCGCTTCGTCAAACGCACCTTGACCGGCGGCATGGAAAGCGAGCCGGACGACGAACTGTTTCTGCGCGCGCTGCCGGTATTCGAGAAGCATTACGCGCAGGCGCTGAGTTTGACGACGCAACCTTATCCGGGAGTGGTCGAAGGCCTGCGCGCAATGCATGCGCAGGGCTTTCGGCTCACCTGTCTGACGAACAAGGCGAGCACGTTTTCGGTGCCGCTGTTGCGAGATACCGGCCTTTTGCCGTTCTTCGAGTTTGTCGTCAGCGGCGATACCTTGCCGCGCAAAAAACCCGATCCCATGCCTTTGCAGTACTCGTGTGAAAAGCTCGGCGTCCCGGCAAACAACTTTCTGCTGATCGGCGATTCCGCCAACGACACGCTGGCCGCGCGCGCCGCGGGCTGTCCGGTTTTCTGCGTTCCGTACGGCTACAACGGGGGCAATGATGTCCGCGCGCTGGCGCCCGATGCAGTCATCGCAAGTCTCACGGATGCGCTGCCGTTGATCGTCAAGGCAGCATGA
- the rpe gene encoding ribulose-phosphate 3-epimerase, producing MYRIAPSILSANFARLGAEVTDVIAAGADIIHFDVMDNHYVPNLTIGPLVCAAVRPLTDAPIDVHLMVKPVDRIIPDFARAGANIISFHPEASEHIDRTLALIKENGCKAGLVFNPATPLYILDHVLDKLDLILIMSVNPGFGGQQFIPQSLAKLRAVRERIAASGRDIWLEVDGGVKIENIADIARAGADTFVAGSAIYGTKNYAAAISAMRGELSRVAG from the coding sequence ATGTATCGAATCGCGCCGAGCATTCTATCCGCGAATTTTGCCCGGCTGGGCGCGGAGGTGACCGATGTGATCGCTGCCGGCGCCGACATCATTCATTTCGACGTGATGGACAATCATTACGTGCCGAACCTGACCATAGGTCCGCTGGTCTGCGCGGCGGTTCGGCCGCTGACAGATGCGCCGATCGACGTGCATCTGATGGTGAAACCGGTCGATCGCATCATCCCTGATTTCGCACGCGCCGGCGCCAACATCATTTCGTTTCATCCGGAAGCGAGCGAACACATCGATCGGACACTGGCGCTGATTAAGGAAAACGGCTGCAAGGCGGGGCTCGTGTTCAATCCCGCGACCCCGCTCTACATTCTCGACCACGTCCTCGACAAGCTCGATCTGATATTGATCATGTCGGTAAACCCCGGCTTCGGCGGCCAGCAATTCATTCCGCAATCGCTGGCAAAGCTGCGCGCCGTGCGCGAGCGTATCGCCGCCAGCGGGCGCGACATCTGGCTGGAGGTGGATGGCGGCGTCAAAATCGAAAACATCGCCGATATTGCGCGCGCCGGCGCCGATACTTTCGTTGCCGGCTCGGCGATTTACGGCACGAAAAACTACGCGGCGGCGATCAGCGCGATGCGCGGTGAATTAAGCCGCGTCGCCGGCTAA